From a region of the Halanaerobium hydrogeniformans genome:
- a CDS encoding ABC transporter substrate-binding protein, giving the protein MLKKKIKSLSILTLLLLMLFIFSAFNPAAALEVNINAPNVPAAIPFLWMQEEAEVLDSLEINLNLSSDHQRGISLIAQNEIDFLLTGSNVGANAYNRGVDLKLLNINTWAIDYLLTYDFEIEEWQELKSKSLALPLQGGPLDFLARYLLEANAVDPESVNFVYRSLPGAAQYFMAGNLDAIILPEPLVTVTMLNSEEAVLSMDIQEEWAEVHGDPRIPFVGLFVSGKFAEENPQFTNIINGYYGQGVNWVNENPAAAAELAAEHFDMPAPVIEQSLSRVDLNIYPEAESRALVELYFSEILEMYPEMIGGQMVDEEFYF; this is encoded by the coding sequence GTGCTTAAGAAAAAAATAAAAAGCTTATCAATTCTAACCCTACTTTTATTAATGCTCTTTATATTCTCAGCCTTTAATCCGGCAGCAGCTTTAGAAGTAAATATTAATGCTCCTAACGTACCAGCTGCAATTCCATTTTTGTGGATGCAGGAAGAAGCTGAAGTTTTAGATTCTCTTGAGATCAATTTAAATTTATCCTCAGATCACCAGCGGGGAATATCACTAATAGCTCAAAATGAGATAGACTTTTTGCTTACAGGCAGTAATGTTGGAGCAAATGCCTATAATAGAGGAGTAGATTTAAAACTTTTAAATATCAATACCTGGGCCATCGACTATTTATTAACTTATGATTTTGAAATAGAAGAATGGCAGGAACTTAAATCTAAATCACTTGCTTTACCATTACAGGGAGGTCCACTTGACTTTTTGGCCCGTTACTTGCTGGAGGCCAATGCTGTTGACCCAGAATCTGTCAACTTTGTCTACAGATCTTTACCAGGGGCTGCCCAATATTTTATGGCAGGTAATCTTGATGCAATAATCTTGCCTGAACCCCTTGTTACGGTGACAATGCTAAATTCTGAAGAAGCTGTACTGTCAATGGATATTCAGGAAGAATGGGCTGAGGTTCATGGAGATCCCAGGATTCCTTTTGTAGGTCTTTTTGTAAGTGGTAAATTTGCAGAAGAGAACCCCCAGTTTACAAATATCATCAACGGTTATTACGGTCAGGGAGTTAACTGGGTAAATGAAAATCCAGCTGCTGCAGCTGAGCTTGCCGCAGAGCATTTTGACATGCCTGCTCCAGTGATCGAGCAGTCTTTAAGCAGGGTTGATTTAAATATCTATCCTGAAGCTGAAAGCAGAGCTCTTGTAGAGTTATACTTCTCTGAAATATTAGAGATGTATCCAGAAATGATAGGTGGCCAGATGGTAGATGAAGAATTCTATTTTTAA
- a CDS encoding bifunctional lysylphosphatidylglycerol flippase/synthetase MprF: protein MDKNKKDYLYQIVSKYGQNPISYHVLESDKKHFFVAGIEGVIAYATVGDVVVVSGDIVASQADAAELLSEFTAFSKKNNYSILFLNTTEKFLELYKKFGFENIKYGEEALFKLADYDLKGGKVAKVRAAINHANKAGIEVGEYKPKEKRDPELEDEIIELSKEWFKMKKGGEIKFSLGGIGLEEPYDRRYFTAKNSEGKLLGFVVFIPYENKKGYLAEVTRRLPDAPQGVIEKMVYEAFMQFKEEGAEWGSLGLVPLVNVREEDIKNKLTTRIFEYIYENMNYFYGFKNLHHAKKKYAPTDWEARYLVYYPKRFTPQLAYALLKVKKPKVLKNYLLPMLKKGFISN, encoded by the coding sequence ATGGATAAAAATAAAAAGGACTATTTGTATCAAATTGTCAGCAAATATGGACAGAACCCTATTTCTTATCATGTTCTAGAAAGTGATAAAAAACATTTTTTCGTTGCAGGGATAGAGGGGGTTATAGCATATGCGACAGTTGGTGATGTGGTGGTAGTTTCTGGAGATATTGTTGCTTCTCAAGCAGATGCAGCAGAACTTTTATCAGAATTCACTGCTTTTTCTAAAAAAAATAATTATTCTATTCTTTTTTTAAATACAACCGAAAAGTTTTTGGAATTATATAAAAAATTTGGTTTTGAAAATATTAAGTATGGAGAAGAAGCCCTTTTTAAACTGGCTGATTATGATCTTAAAGGTGGTAAGGTGGCAAAGGTTAGAGCTGCTATTAATCATGCTAATAAAGCCGGGATCGAGGTTGGTGAATATAAGCCTAAGGAAAAGAGAGATCCTGAATTAGAAGATGAAATTATAGAACTATCTAAAGAATGGTTTAAAATGAAAAAAGGTGGAGAAATTAAGTTTAGCCTGGGTGGAATTGGGCTTGAAGAACCTTATGACAGAAGATATTTTACGGCAAAAAATAGTGAGGGCAAACTATTAGGTTTTGTAGTATTTATCCCTTATGAAAACAAAAAGGGTTATCTGGCTGAAGTTACTAGAAGGCTGCCTGATGCACCACAGGGAGTAATTGAAAAAATGGTTTATGAAGCTTTTATGCAATTTAAAGAAGAAGGAGCAGAATGGGGAAGCCTGGGGCTTGTACCTCTGGTAAATGTTAGAGAAGAGGATATTAAAAACAAGTTAACCACCAGGATTTTCGAATATATATATGAAAATATGAATTATTTTTATGGTTTTAAAAACCTGCATCATGCCAAAAAGAAATATGCACCAACTGATTGGGAAGCAAGATATTTAGTTTATTATCCCAAAAGATTTACTCCCCAACTTGCTTATGCATTATTAAAGGTTAAAAAACCGAAGGTGCTTAAAAATTATTTACTACCGATGCTCAAAAAGGGTTTTATATCTAACTAA
- the glgA gene encoding glycogen synthase GlgA: protein MKKEKMKILFVASEADPFIKTGGLADVAGSLPQALIEEGHDVRLVIPQYRQIPEKYQEKMESVCHFRTKLAWRDRYLGVNYLEEDGVPVYFIDNKHYFDRDSLYENEDKHEQYAFFSQAVLDMLPVIGFQPDVIHANDWQTGPLPVLFADRYRQQDFYKDIKTVFTIHNIRYQGQFGPEVAGDVLGLAHNHWESGKIRHNGLTNYMKCGIMYADHITTVSESYAQEIQTSYFGEGLDYALRLRGDDLSGIVNGISYDKFNPATDENIPVRYSKGEIDKKIANKIHIQQKMGLKVDADIPLIGFISRLVEQKGLDLVKAVFDEILETGAQLLILGTGYREYEDFLKAKQSEYPDNLSVNIMYDSKLANQIYAGSDMFLMPSRYEPCGLSQLISFRYGTIPIVRETGGLNDTVVSYKEETGEGTGFAFAAYNAHDMLYTIQRAVSFYKQKGVWNKLVSRVMNLDYSWHNSARKYEDLYAELVGLEIEKEEQEADTPVNIKVYEPQVTDIVETKESKEAGKAESEQKEKARLIDINAASVEELSQLDGIGNAYAERIVSYREENGPFAAKSDLTAVKGIGKKKYQNIADMIKV, encoded by the coding sequence ATGAAAAAAGAAAAAATGAAAATTTTATTTGTAGCTTCAGAGGCAGATCCATTTATCAAAACTGGAGGTCTTGCTGATGTAGCAGGTTCTTTACCACAGGCTTTAATTGAAGAAGGCCATGATGTAAGGCTGGTAATACCTCAGTACAGACAGATTCCGGAAAAATATCAGGAGAAGATGGAATCAGTCTGTCATTTTAGGACTAAACTGGCCTGGAGAGACAGATATCTAGGGGTTAACTATTTAGAAGAAGATGGAGTACCGGTTTATTTTATTGATAATAAACATTACTTTGATAGAGATTCTCTCTATGAAAATGAGGATAAACATGAGCAGTATGCGTTTTTCTCACAGGCTGTATTAGATATGCTGCCTGTAATTGGGTTTCAACCTGATGTTATTCATGCTAATGACTGGCAAACTGGTCCTTTGCCTGTGCTTTTTGCAGACCGCTATCGACAGCAGGATTTTTATAAGGATATAAAGACCGTATTTACTATACATAATATCCGCTATCAGGGTCAATTTGGACCTGAAGTAGCTGGCGATGTTTTAGGTTTAGCTCATAATCACTGGGAGAGCGGTAAAATCCGTCATAATGGACTTACAAATTATATGAAATGTGGAATAATGTATGCTGACCATATTACAACCGTTAGTGAAAGTTATGCTCAGGAAATACAGACTTCATATTTTGGAGAAGGTCTTGATTATGCTCTCAGGCTGCGTGGTGATGATTTAAGTGGAATAGTTAATGGAATAAGCTATGATAAATTTAATCCTGCCACAGATGAGAACATCCCGGTTCGTTATTCTAAAGGGGAGATTGATAAAAAAATAGCTAACAAGATCCATATTCAGCAGAAAATGGGCCTTAAAGTTGATGCAGATATTCCTTTAATCGGCTTTATTTCTCGCCTGGTTGAACAAAAGGGTCTTGATTTGGTTAAGGCTGTTTTTGATGAGATCTTAGAAACTGGTGCTCAGCTTTTAATTCTGGGTACAGGTTATAGAGAATACGAAGATTTCTTAAAAGCTAAACAGTCCGAATATCCGGATAATCTCTCTGTTAATATTATGTATGACAGCAAACTGGCCAATCAAATTTATGCAGGTAGTGATATGTTCTTAATGCCTTCTCGCTATGAACCATGTGGTTTAAGCCAGTTGATCAGTTTCCGTTATGGAACAATTCCTATCGTTAGAGAAACCGGTGGCTTGAATGATACAGTGGTTTCCTACAAAGAAGAGACAGGAGAAGGAACAGGCTTTGCATTTGCTGCCTATAATGCCCATGATATGCTTTATACGATCCAGAGAGCGGTTTCTTTCTATAAGCAAAAAGGAGTCTGGAACAAATTAGTTTCAAGAGTTATGAATCTTGATTACAGCTGGCACAATTCAGCTCGCAAATATGAAGACCTTTATGCTGAACTTGTTGGTTTAGAGATCGAAAAAGAAGAACAAGAAGCTGATACCCCCGTAAATATTAAAGTTTATGAACCACAGGTAACCGATATTGTTGAAACTAAAGAGAGTAAAGAGGCAGGAAAAGCAGAGTCTGAGCAAAAAGAAAAAGCTCGGCTAATTGATATTAATGCTGCTTCTGTTGAAGAACTTTCGCAGTTAGATGGGATCGGCAATGCTTATGCAGAAAGAATAGTTTCTTACAGAGAAGAAAATGGTCCTTTTGCAGCAAAAAGTGATCTAACAGCTGTTAAAGGTATAGGCAAGAAAAAATATCAAAATATTGCCGATATGATTAAGGTATAG
- a CDS encoding ABC transporter ATP-binding protein gives MTEEKEKILEFKNAKKSYGKLTVLKDLNLSVYKGEITCLLGPSGSGKTTVFRTAAGIEELDEGAIIKKDSLRLAYVFQEPRLLPWKSAEENLIFVQKNYQLEKEAKLRDLLFKLSGLSNFKNSYPHELSGGMKQRLELIRAFAVKADLVFLDEPLKSLDMKTKYNLRKMINLIQKESGVSLFFITHDPEEALLLADRIYILAGEGSGIKKEMQIKKERSKRKISDPELYQSLEEIMAIFTDLVAEFAVDKNELKELQVKN, from the coding sequence ATGACTGAAGAAAAAGAAAAAATACTGGAATTTAAAAATGCTAAAAAAAGTTATGGGAAATTAACAGTTTTAAAAGATTTAAATTTAAGTGTTTATAAAGGGGAAATAACCTGTTTGCTTGGTCCCTCAGGTAGTGGTAAAACAACCGTATTTAGAACTGCTGCCGGAATAGAAGAACTTGATGAAGGAGCCATAATTAAAAAAGATTCACTGCGTTTAGCTTATGTTTTTCAGGAGCCAAGGCTTTTGCCCTGGAAAAGTGCAGAAGAAAATTTAATTTTTGTTCAGAAAAATTATCAACTGGAAAAGGAAGCCAAATTGCGTGATCTCTTATTTAAGCTCTCTGGTTTAAGTAATTTTAAAAATAGCTACCCTCATGAATTATCCGGGGGAATGAAACAGCGCTTAGAGTTGATCAGAGCTTTTGCGGTTAAAGCTGATCTGGTTTTTTTAGATGAGCCGCTCAAGTCATTGGACATGAAAACTAAATATAATCTCAGAAAAATGATTAACTTAATCCAAAAAGAAAGTGGAGTCAGCCTGTTTTTTATCACCCATGACCCAGAAGAGGCTCTTCTGCTGGCAGATAGGATTTATATTTTAGCAGGAGAAGGTTCGGGAATAAAAAAAGAGATGCAGATCAAAAAAGAGCGCTCTAAAAGGAAAATAAGTGATCCTGAGCTTTATCAAAGCTTAGAAGAGATAATGGCAATATTTACTGACTTAGTTGCAGAATTTGCGGTAGATAAAAATGAATTAAAAGAATTACAAGTAAAGAATTAA
- a CDS encoding fucose isomerase: protein MMKIALLSILSEIHDEERINDSLKDKYQFLNNNFEITEIAVDEVADHDFSDYDLTINFIKSGGSEKNFARIFEYLPQPVYLYAVELHNSLPAALEILSFVNARGAEAKILHGENEDLLVEIKELIEYRRIRNKISEAKIGVIGKPSDWLIGSQVDREHAAQHWGTEFIDIEMEEVYSALKNIEQKEAEKVAEQYFIKAEKMLESSKADLIKAAEIYLALKKLAVDYDLDALTIRCFDLVEKINNTGCLALALLNDEGITAGCEGDIAAVFTMYLAAQLTGETPFMANPVKIDSKKDQINFAHCTVPLSISEKFILRSHFETGIGVGIQGILRKEAVTVFKIGGAGLEQYFVAEGKIIENMNSQNACRTQIKVELPQSSDYFLSDAIANHHLIIAGHHAAKINHFLAKE, encoded by the coding sequence ATGATGAAAATTGCCCTGCTTTCTATATTATCAGAGATACATGATGAAGAGAGGATTAATGATAGTCTTAAAGATAAATATCAATTTTTAAATAATAATTTTGAAATTACAGAAATAGCAGTTGATGAGGTTGCTGACCATGATTTTTCAGATTATGATCTAACTATTAATTTTATTAAATCAGGAGGTTCTGAGAAAAATTTTGCCAGGATTTTTGAATATCTACCCCAACCGGTTTATTTATATGCTGTTGAGCTTCATAATTCCCTTCCAGCTGCTTTAGAAATATTGAGCTTTGTTAATGCCCGAGGAGCAGAAGCGAAGATTCTTCATGGAGAAAATGAAGATCTGCTGGTTGAAATTAAGGAATTAATTGAATACAGACGGATCAGAAACAAGATCTCAGAAGCTAAAATCGGTGTGATTGGTAAACCATCTGACTGGTTAATAGGGAGTCAGGTCGATAGAGAGCATGCTGCTCAACACTGGGGTACAGAATTTATCGATATAGAAATGGAAGAAGTTTATAGTGCCTTGAAAAATATTGAGCAAAAAGAAGCAGAAAAAGTTGCAGAACAATATTTTATTAAGGCTGAAAAGATGCTTGAAAGTAGTAAAGCAGATTTAATAAAGGCTGCTGAGATTTATCTGGCCCTTAAAAAGCTTGCTGTTGATTATGATTTAGATGCTTTAACGATTAGATGTTTTGATCTGGTTGAAAAAATTAATAATACCGGCTGTCTTGCACTTGCACTTTTAAATGATGAAGGGATTACTGCAGGTTGTGAAGGAGATATAGCAGCTGTGTTTACTATGTATTTAGCTGCACAATTGACCGGTGAGACACCCTTTATGGCAAATCCGGTTAAAATAGATAGTAAAAAAGATCAGATAAATTTTGCCCACTGTACTGTTCCCCTCTCTATAAGCGAAAAATTTATTTTGCGTTCTCATTTTGAAACAGGAATTGGGGTCGGAATACAGGGTATTTTAAGAAAAGAGGCTGTTACCGTTTTTAAAATTGGTGGAGCTGGTTTAGAACAATATTTTGTTGCTGAAGGAAAAATTATAGAGAATATGAATTCTCAAAATGCCTGTAGAACTCAAATCAAAGTTGAGCTACCACAGAGCTCAGATTATTTTCTTTCTGACGCTATTGCCAATCATCATTTGATTATAGCAGGTCATCATGCCGCTAAAATAAACCATTTTTTAGCAAAGGAATAA
- a CDS encoding ABC transporter ATP-binding protein, whose protein sequence is MPKLLEVKDLHLKIEDADILNGLSFSLEKGEVFALIGPNGCGKSTLAYTLMGINKYYPDQGQLLLNGEEIKDLPINERAKKGITLAWQEPARYQGVTVREFLSLGLKAKGEEVTEAKLRDALQKVAIRPEVYLDRFVDKSLSGGERKRIELASLILMHPELIILDEPDSGVDIVALNNIADMINYFKDSQSGILLITHSQEMLKYADRAALLCDGEIIRQGKPDAISEYFQSFCGPCKKAEECETEVAS, encoded by the coding sequence ATGCCAAAATTACTGGAAGTTAAAGATTTACATTTAAAAATTGAAGATGCTGATATCTTAAATGGCTTAAGTTTCAGCCTGGAAAAAGGAGAAGTCTTTGCCCTGATAGGTCCAAATGGTTGTGGTAAATCAACCCTTGCCTATACTTTAATGGGGATTAATAAATATTATCCCGACCAGGGCCAGCTGCTTTTAAACGGAGAAGAGATAAAAGACCTGCCGATTAATGAAAGAGCAAAAAAAGGAATAACCCTGGCCTGGCAGGAACCAGCCCGTTATCAGGGTGTTACAGTGAGAGAATTTTTATCACTTGGCTTAAAAGCAAAAGGTGAAGAAGTTACAGAAGCAAAACTCAGAGATGCTCTGCAAAAAGTTGCAATAAGACCAGAAGTTTATTTAGATCGCTTTGTTGATAAAAGTTTAAGTGGTGGAGAAAGAAAAAGAATAGAGTTAGCTTCTTTGATTTTAATGCACCCAGAATTGATCATTTTAGATGAGCCTGATTCTGGAGTAGATATTGTAGCTTTAAATAATATTGCTGATATGATAAATTATTTTAAAGATTCACAGAGCGGAATTTTATTGATCACCCATTCACAGGAAATGCTCAAGTATGCAGATCGGGCCGCTTTATTATGTGATGGTGAAATCATTCGTCAGGGTAAACCTGATGCAATAAGTGAGTACTTTCAATCATTCTGTGGGCCCTGTAAAAAGGCTGAAGAATGTGAAACGGAGGTGGCAAGTTAA
- a CDS encoding ABC transporter permease — MKNSIFKPFYLVLIILILIWEQAAAGLNSLILPSVGESLNALHEIAATGILYSSFMITLRRTLIAYSLAVAVGIILALLMHRFEYFKRSFRPLITMIQATPPVVWIALAIIWFGVAEDLTPIFLIFIVSMPVIFVNLFQGIDDLNTELVEMAEAYSTPRLRIIKEIYFPALLPALVSALSIAFAFAWKSSVFAEFIGSSSGIGYQLSRANSMLATDKLFAWTIILLLFMIFVEYYLLEKLKARVSRWKND; from the coding sequence ATGAAGAATTCTATTTTTAAACCCTTTTATTTAGTTTTAATTATTCTAATCCTGATCTGGGAGCAGGCAGCTGCTGGTTTAAACAGCCTGATCCTGCCCTCGGTCGGGGAGAGTTTAAATGCTTTACATGAAATTGCAGCCACAGGGATTTTGTATTCAAGTTTTATGATTACCCTCAGGAGAACTTTAATAGCTTACAGTCTGGCTGTAGCTGTTGGAATAATACTGGCTTTATTAATGCATAGATTTGAATATTTTAAAAGATCATTTAGACCTTTAATTACGATGATTCAGGCTACTCCACCTGTTGTCTGGATCGCCTTGGCTATAATCTGGTTTGGAGTAGCAGAAGATCTTACCCCGATTTTTTTGATATTTATTGTTTCAATGCCGGTTATATTTGTTAATCTTTTTCAGGGTATAGATGATCTCAATACAGAGCTGGTGGAAATGGCAGAGGCCTATTCTACTCCCCGATTGAGAATAATTAAAGAAATATATTTCCCAGCTTTACTTCCTGCCCTTGTCTCTGCTTTAAGTATAGCTTTTGCCTTTGCCTGGAAGTCATCAGTTTTTGCAGAGTTTATCGGTTCTTCCAGTGGAATCGGTTATCAATTGAGCAGGGCTAATAGTATGCTGGCAACAGATAAATTGTTTGCCTGGACCATAATCTTGCTTCTGTTTATGATTTTTGTAGAATATTATCTCCTGGAAAAATTAAAGGCCAGGGTTAGTAGGTGGAAAAATGACTGA
- a CDS encoding SufB/SufD family protein — MKDYEMMVDAYKEAGGNDIFSDSEVAHLVMERDQILGSNLVEGLEVDAKKIAEDTVAVKVRIKAGYKIKNPVHMCFGVLPKEGRQKIDMQVEVEKNAHVEVRADCVFPNAVKVQHIMDAVINVQAGGSYIYKEHHFHGDNGGVEVIAKSKINVGPHGHLVTKFDLLKGRCGKIDFDYTADLDDYAKVDMLARISGEKDDVIKIREAAHLNGRGSRGVLDSKIAIKDKAEAEIYNELTADAPEAMGHVDCTEIIKDHAIARAIPIVDVRHPEAKVTHEAAIGSVDSTQLQTLMARGLDEEEASEVIIQGLLND, encoded by the coding sequence ATGAAAGATTATGAAATGATGGTTGATGCCTATAAAGAGGCTGGTGGAAATGATATATTTTCTGATAGTGAAGTAGCCCATTTAGTTATGGAAAGAGATCAAATACTGGGTTCTAATCTGGTAGAAGGTTTAGAAGTTGATGCCAAAAAAATTGCCGAAGATACTGTTGCTGTTAAAGTAAGAATTAAAGCAGGCTATAAAATAAAAAATCCTGTTCATATGTGTTTTGGAGTTCTCCCAAAAGAAGGTAGACAAAAAATAGATATGCAGGTTGAAGTAGAAAAAAATGCCCATGTTGAGGTTAGAGCAGACTGTGTATTTCCAAATGCAGTTAAGGTTCAGCATATCATGGATGCTGTAATCAATGTTCAGGCTGGAGGCAGCTATATCTATAAAGAACATCATTTTCACGGAGATAATGGTGGAGTAGAGGTAATTGCTAAATCTAAGATCAATGTTGGTCCTCATGGTCATCTGGTTACAAAGTTTGATCTGCTTAAAGGTAGATGTGGTAAGATCGATTTTGATTATACTGCCGATTTAGATGATTATGCTAAAGTAGATATGCTGGCCAGGATAAGTGGGGAAAAAGATGATGTGATTAAAATAAGGGAAGCCGCCCATTTAAATGGCAGGGGCTCTAGAGGAGTGCTTGATTCTAAGATCGCTATTAAAGATAAAGCAGAAGCTGAGATATATAATGAATTGACAGCTGATGCACCAGAAGCGATGGGACATGTTGACTGTACCGAGATCATTAAAGACCATGCTATTGCAAGAGCAATACCGATTGTAGATGTTAGGCATCCAGAAGCAAAGGTAACCCACGAGGCTGCTATAGGGAGTGTGGACAGTACCCAGCTGCAGACTTTAATGGCCCGTGGCTTAGATGAAGAAGAAGCTTCAGAAGTGATTATTCAGGGTCTGCTAAATGACTAA